In the Phyllopteryx taeniolatus isolate TA_2022b chromosome 1, UOR_Ptae_1.2, whole genome shotgun sequence genome, ATTAAAGACagtatgtcttgtaaatttgacaaacCACAGTGTTTTTACCAACGCTGCCAAATttggattattaaaaaaaatagcaaaatactgtatataaaatgaggcctCGAAATTGTGAAAAGTTAAGCCGTTCTGTCTGCTCTCAAAAGCTGTAGCtgtgtccgctgaatgtgctgaaaccactGAACTGTCAACGGTCAATCGAAAACCATAGctacaacctggaaaaatggatgctatttcatctagcatctttcttatgcttCCACATAACTACGTGGCTGAGCCGCGAAAATAGATTCGCTCAAAGAGCGGtgactggaatatatcccatCGGGTCGTCACGGGACTGTTCCGCGCCACGCCACAATGCTCTAAAGCGGCTATGCcagcttattttaaaaaaaatgttcacctcGCTCTTCCGCCTTCTCTCCATGGCATGCACACACTCACGGCAAACAATGAGGTGCTCTAAAGTGGTCACGCCAGGTGACTTTCTGAAAGGAAGGTGCATTTTTCGGGTGTTAACATGGCTAGATAGCTTCCCGCTATTGCGCTGGATAGCTGTTGATGCGAACAAAGGTGCTCGAGTTAGTATATAGCGGGGGATGGGTTATTCAACCGGACTCCAAAATGCGTCACTGGGGCCTGTTACAGCCACGCCCCAAAAtgtctggaaaactgaaatggttctAAAGAGTTTTACGCTATATCGCCACAATTAAGTACTGCAGTGTTCTCAGTCTGTATaatgtctgcgattggctggcgtccagttcagggtgtaccccgcctctcgcccaaagatagctgggataggctccagcacgcctgcgaccctaatgaggataagcggtaaaagaaaatggatggatggacatgtataatgtatttagaaagaaatctctgaattcactttacagggtctttaaggggccatattgtggaaaattgactttttaattgcttgaatACAAACAGTTGGGCTCTTGgggtgcctgcccacccatcacgtgtgaaattaaacaacaaactaaatcttttgttagctgCCCATTTGcagaaatgtgtctgtgagcgagctgTTCTAAATGTTGCCGAATTATAACCTCCCAATGTTCATAACGGCGCAGCACCGAGGTTATTTGCCCATTACTTGGCAGCTTGGCTGGGCAAAGATCAGCAATTTTTAGGCAGCAAGTCTATCATGTTAAGtgcaaaaggtaagcagagctgtatTATGAGCAAATAAGAGGTTTAGCTAACAGACACGGTACATACTCAAAGTTGGGGGAAAATTGTCTCCTTGGATTAGTTCCGTTGGTTTAACTTATTACTGAAAGCTGACTGTTCTATTGAGCAacttttgtatatacagtatcataCACAATTTGTCATCTACTGCCATGCAGTTTTCTTTTGATGTATGTTCGTATGTAATCGGCCATATAAGCAAATAGGATGACAATGCAGATGTGAACGCATCGTTTCTGAAATCCAATTTTCTTACGAACAAAGTATTCACATCCTGAAAGATGAAAGACCTCGCATCTGTCTTGTGATCTTGCATGCAAAGTTCATTGATGTGGATTATTCCCATTGACCcgcttgtactgtatattcaggATAAGGGACTAATCCACGCACCCTGCCCCCACCACTGACAAAATAGCACAAAGAGGGTGTGCGCCAGCTAACTCTGCCAGTACTTTCTCACAGGTCAAATGTCTGCCTGTGTGTAAAGCTATGTGTCACTCGTATACACCAAGTCTGACACACAGGAGCAGAGAGGACAAATTTGTGAATGAAGAGCAAGGACCCCAGTCACCTCTTTCGCCCTCGGCCTCCCTTTCCCCTTCTACTTTTTTCCCTCAGCACACTGATCCCCTTTTCTCTTTCGCATCCCGCTCACATGCTCTCACTCTCCTCTTTCTCCCTTGCCAAATTGGCCCAGCTGTCCATCAGCCCCCCCGCAGTTCCCCCAGCTGCCTGCCCTCCCCGAACGAGCGAACCCCACAACAATACGGGTCACAGGTCAAGAGAAAGAACAGGCTGCGCTCACAATAGACCAGTGGCGCCCTGTAAAACAATCATTCCCTTTTTCTCCTCCAGCCTTTCACCCCTGTTGCCTGAACTGGAAAAGACAAACCTTTAGAGAGGTATCTGAAGAGGGGGAAACATTCTTTTGCACAACAGCCTCCGAGGCACCTTCCCCTCCAACACTTGCCTGAAGGACTACAATGATAAACACAATCGTACACACTGAGCTCTTGCTCTCAGCGCAACGTCATTGCACTCTGCCACCCTGTTCTTTGTTCATCTCAAGAGCCATCAAGTCCCTCATCTTGCTCATTAAAGTCAAAACTGAGGCTTTTGACATTAGAGGAGTGATACAAATGGGCCAGGAACCCAGCCAGATTATATCCAGCCAATCTGAAAATGCAGAATCAGATGCATGTTAAAGCCTCTTATTTTGTCTGTTTCGGTGGCATTatttagaactttttttttttttaatattgtgtaACATTTGTACGGTGgatgaaaaatgactttttgccCTATAGTGTTTTGGCATGAGTTAGATGGGAAAGTGGGACATGTGGGTGAAAAGCCTGTGACACATTCACCTGTTCCCCCACTGATGTTTCCCATGGCCCACAACAGGGTCCCACTTGACTTAGTAGAGACCACAGAAGAAGACCGAAGCACATTGTGGACGCTCACACATCCTGCAACAAATTACTTGTTGAAGACTCTTTAAGTGGAGTCTCTAACAACAAATCTGTTGCaggatgtgtgaggaaaatgTGAGAAACATGAAGTTAATGCAGGAAAGCAAggattcatctttttttaatagaaagAAATGAAGTgtacttgtttttaatttgtcgCAAAATTGTAGATGATTGTGaatgccattaatttgttgCAAAATTATAGAATATTACATCCAAACAATGACATGTACAGTAATCCGGGGTCCTTGTGGAAGTAAATGGGATTTTATCAGTAGCGAACATAATGTCTAAACAAAACCTGTTATATAGTATTTTTATTATAGtactttttatactttttttttagtagaatactgtataaaagaaaaatatacaagGTGAAACAAAATATAACTATGGGAATAGCATAGAATATAAGAATATTTATTCAATTAAGTGCgaaacagcaaaatatttacaatgacaCCCAAAAAATAGTGACAGTCAATGAACATGTATCTGAGACCTGaaataaataacttaaatacagtacagcTGCCAGTGACTGACTGATAACAAACCAGGAACACAacggtaaacaaaaacaaacaaaaaaaaaaaaaaacagtgctgagagaatacagtattttttaaacaagacagaattcaaataaatattaaatacattacaaatataaataaatgcattgcTTTTTTATGCTGAGACGGTCAACGGCTGCAGGCCTCAGTGCACAGTTTCGAACAGATGGAaagtttcattttcttccaaCCTTGCACTTTCATGCACGTGTTCAATTGCTTGTGACACTTGACTGGAGCCTGCAACAGTGGTGATCATCCAAGAATCAACAGCAAATCAtaacaaaacagaataaataaaatatcaaagATTACAGGTATCAGGTAGATAAATTTGAGTTGACGAGTCTCTCTCTGAAAGGTCGCTGCCCTCTCAGATTATCAGAACACCGAAATGCAAACCACTGCAGTCTCTATACAGTCAATGAACGCCATGGATGTGCACGGCTTTCACAGCAGTCTGTTTGGCTCTTTTCACATGGTACCCATCTGAGAGGCCAGCAGATGAGAGGAAGTGAAGGAGTCAAAGGCCACATCCAGAGGCAACTCATAACGGGATGCCTGAAAGACTGGGTGGCCTTGGTGCCCCCCAGGAAGGCCAGCAGTTGTGGAAAGGGGGTAATGGTGGGATGAGAGGTAATGGGCATGATGGGCGGATTGGGTCGTGTAGGTCCTCTCGGATTCTTGGGGCGATCGCTCCTGCTTCAGGGCAAAGCTGCCGCTGATACTGAGGGGGGGTGTGAGGGGCCCGTCGTACGGCGGGGTACCGCTGCTGCACGCGTTAGGGGAGGGGTTGTCGAACGCCTGCCCCTTGAATCCCTTCATGTGGAGGAGGTGGGATGCCTCCAGGGAGCCATAAGGGGGACTGGGGAGCCCTGGGGATGGGTAGCTTAGGGGATGGCCGGCCTGACCCCCCACACTACCCAATCCAGGGCCTCCACACTTGTCCTCCAGCTTGTTGATTAGCAACGGCGTGGGTCCCAGCTGCAGGCAGCCGGCCACGAGGTTACTGGTGGGCTGGGACAGACCTTTACACAGCATCTCCATGAAGCCATGGCTCTCTGGAGACTGACCGTTCTCCAGCACCTCAGAGAGCGCCCAGATGTAGTTGCGGGCCAGCCGTAACGTTTCAATTTTTGAgagcttctgtgttttggagtAGCAGGGCATCACTCTGCGCAAATTGTCCAGCGCGTCGTTCAGTCCGTGCATGCGCGATCGTTCCCTGGCGTTGGCCTTCATGCGACGGGCACGGAACCTCTCCTGGCGAGCTTtggtcatcttcttcttcttggggcCCCTTCTTTTGGGAGCCATTTCTCCATTTGGACCAGTcacctcctcatcctcctcctcctcctcttcctcttccatgTCCTCACTGCCCAGCTCTGAGCAGGAGTGTCTCCCTCCTTCAATCAGGCCACGGTGCCCCATCATCACAGGGCTTTCCTCGCCATCCTGAGAGCTGCCGTCTTCATCCAGCCAGGCGAGGGAACCCACCAGCTCACTCATATCGCCGCTTTTTCCAAGTGGCTTGGTCATCATTTTGATCTGAGGAACAACAGGACAGTGGACAGAGCCAATCAATAAATCCTCCACAACTTGAAATCACATTTTCAATATGTACTTGAGCTCCAAATTCAGCACTACAAACTAAACAGTTCACTCATCTCTATGGAACTGCTGTCGAAGAATCAGTCATATGTCTTATTCTACATTTCTTGTATTGTAATATATTGAGATTAACATAGAAAGATGTGCTTTAAAATAATGAGTCGATGGATGGTCTCCTGTTGTGTTGTGGTCAGCGCCGTCAATCTGGGACACGGCAGGATTTACCCAGCAAATAAAGCCCGAAGATTAAACAGACAACATGAAAATCAACAAACATGTAGACATGCCGCCAACTCTCTGCATATATTGCATGTcacataaaattgtattttttttggtttgttttattttatgtctaAATTTCACCTATCAATCATATGTTTTTATTCAATGCAAATCCTACAGAAAAAGATTGCTGTAGTTTATTTCCGAGATAATAATTGTGCATCAATGGGTAAAAGTTGGACAGAAATGGAATGTGTGAAATTCATCCAAACTGTAGATGCAGTCTATactgtaaaattacattttatgttttattgatgccctatttttgaaattttgtgcagaaattacttgcacacacacacacacacacacaaaacattttcagtctAGCTGTCTATAATATCAAACTTGGATGTAAGGCTGCATAAAACGGAACTCACCTGTTTGGATTCTCGGTATTCAGCAAAAAGAAAGACTatgaaaaattgaaaaagtAAATCCAAAGTCCAAAATTTGTGCGATTCTCTCGTATGTGCCACTGTCCCAAACTCAGATAGCCGTGGGGGCGCATGGAGACTTCATCCCAAAATGACTCGAGTGGCTGAGATTTTTTTGCGTTAAGACCCCGTAAGCCCCTCCCTCGCACGCCACACCCTCAGCCCATTGAAACACGCGTGGCAGTCTCGTGGCCAGAAGTTTTACAACATTTGTGAGGGGGACGAGAGGGAACACGCCCCGGTGCGTGCGTAATCACCGTTTTATTTGGGGGCTCCACAAAGAGAGAGACAGGGAGAGAAACAATGCTGCTTTGGGGCGGAGAATTACGCACGGAACAACCAGAAGCGGCTCACATTAGAAATACCAAACGTGACAATTAGTTTTGAGAAATATATAAACTAATATTATAAGCACCATGGGCATGgtcagtgggggaaaaaaataagtacaggCAATTTAGGGAAATCAATACTTTAAATAGTGTTTTAATggtttttaaacaattatttaagtgcaatacttgtgcaatacattttaattgaatcattattttagtacttttttttctttcttttatataTTCAATTGCAGCGTGTTCAATGATATAACGTCTGCTCCACTAAGCTACTATAGTTCAATGTTGGTCATAATGGTGGCGCAAGCAGGGCAgtatttttaggtggtacttggtgtagaAAGTTTAAGAGCCGCTGACTTGTGGATGAAACTaatagtaaaatatatatatatatatatatatatatatatatatatatataaaacattaaagCATTCAcaaattagattttgtttttacccAAGAGAGATTGTCATGCAATTATACATTCACATGCATTCTTACAAAACATGCTTTTAAATTCAAATCTTAATTTGAAGACATGTTAATCCCAATTTACAGTATGCACTCGAGATGAGGTACAAATCGTTTTAACGCCGTGGTACTTGCATGCGCGAACCATTTTAATCGATTGTTTATCTCGTCATTAGTCAGTTGGATTAGGAATTTTCCACTGAATTAGGCACACAGTGTATGGTTGCTTGTGGCCGAGCGAGGAGACGCTCCTCCATGCGCGCGTATTTAAGTGCTTGTGACAGCTTGGTGCGCGGAGAGCAGGTGTGTGCGTAACGTGCTCCGTCGTTTGATTGTTTTCGTCTTGGCGTCATATTCCGCTGCTTATTCGGGATTTTGATGGCAAGGTAATGAGCACCGCAGGTATAAAGAGATAAATAAGTCTGTGTGAgtgaagacattttttattttatttatttttgttatttttttgcggAGGTTGGATTTTTATAGCGCACAACAAAATATGAACcataaaatgcacttttggaatTTGCGTTTAAGACTTGAACAATAAAACCACTGGAAGGCTATATGCAATGACAGTGGAGcccatggtgttttttttaacaatctcCATATTGAAGAGTTTTCACAGTTTGTGGTGGCATAATAAAGGCCCGGCGGCCTCGTGCGTGGCGAGCCTCAGCCCAGTGGGGGTCCACATTGTCCTCTCGGGGGTCTCGCGCCTCGCACGTGCCCCCACATTGATCCCTTTGTCCACGAgactgggagggggggggtccCAACTCTGCCAAGTACACGCTGCAGGGCCCCCGCATGCGAGAAGTTTGCATGCATGCACTTCTTGCGCGGTGGGCAACTTGCAGAGGATCACGTGACTCGTCCGCAACGTCGTGCGGGAGCGCTCAACGATTTCTTGAACAGACTATGACAGATGGCAGCATTTTGGAGGCGTCGGTGTGTGCTGGGCtgaggctggggggggggggtgggggcatcTGTTGCTTGGATGCTCACGCGTCACTCACTTGTCCGTGGATTATGTCTCGTGCTGAAACAGCATTTACATCCACTAACGGCCCTAATCACTCTGGCCAGTGCGCTGGCCAGAAAGGCatgtagacaaagaggaggacgcctttgtgtgcgcgcgcgcgcgcgcgtgtgtgaagACTAGTCGACGAATGGACTTTCTTCCGCATCAATGTTTATTATATGGGTCATAATGGTCCACATTTTACAAACAAGttgattttattatatatttatttattttgctcaagaaaatgaaactagcagtcatttccaatcataaaaatccatttttggagcaattggtaaatagTTAATTGCCTTTGGAACGCCCCTTTTTCATCGCCAAAATTACCACGTCACCctcatgtcttggtgtgacgtcagtggcagaagtggagaccaaattcactaCATAGCCGTTGTGGGAAAAGGAATGTACTGTACGATAAAGCGGCAGGCagtatttagtcatattttatatattgtcgcTGTCATGTGGAATCCCCTCAgctccaaaatgacaaccttttaggaaaaacaaacaaacataagaACAACTGGAGACAATGCATAGCCGGGGTGTTCAAAAACGAATGTCGATACGATACTATGAAGTTGCAGTAAtaagtcatatttttgtgtCGTAGCTCTCAAGTGGAATCCCTTCATCTCCAGGGCGCCATTCATTCCAGGaccaccactgtatatacatcaCATTAGCAtcgacgacaaaaaaaaaaaaaactccagtcGTTCAACCCGACCAGGAAAACTACCGTGTGCTATCACAACTGCAAAGGTAAAACATGAAACTTTGTTCATGGTGGCATGCAGAGCAATATTACTCTGGTGCAAATCTGGTTAAAAGTACATGGAAGAATAAATTTTTCCTGCAGTTTGAGGCACGATGGAACTGCTCACCCTGAAACAGAATGAACAGAACCACTGTGATTTTATAAGATAAGATACAgatttatcatttttttcctcaattggGGTCACAATGGACCACCCCTCTGGCCCACAAGCCTAAATGGTACAATCACATGGTTCTCACAACATCTTCTGTAAAACGTAAACAGAAAGAAGCCCCGTAAAATATAGACTGACAAACGTATACAAATATTGCTTCCTTCTAACAACAACGTTACACATAGCTTAAATTGCATTTTCTTGTCCTGGTCATTTGCCAGCACTTAGTAACAGTTAGAGTTGGTTTTGACCCAGGGGACCCCGACCAGAGATCATCAGAGTCTGAAAAGTTTTAGTTTGAAAATCATGTGTATCCGCCTTTGCCTCTTTCAAAACACTCATCTCGGTCATGTGATACGGGTGGAAAAAGTCCacaagcaagcaaaaaaaaaaaaaaaagtgtttggagagcgtcttcaaaaagggaaacggGAACAGGCCAAATAATGAGACAAAGGAAGAGCCTACAACTTCCaagaaaaggaaagttgttTTTAAGGGACAATATAGGCAGTCCTACTTAAAGTCCGGGTTTAATGCTAGTTGACTCACACATACCAAATAGGCTTGATAATATAACGATAGGCTCGTAAATGATGCAATGAAGTCGTCAAAATTGCTTTGGTAAACAGAATCTAAGCAATAGCATTAAAGATCCAGAACCTTAGtttgttgaaagaaaaatgattaTCCCAAGATGGGTTCAGCTCATGAGGATAAATAGGCGCAGGGCTCCCATTAATTACAACTATATTGAGCATAAAAGGAGGGATTtgtatatttgaatttaatcatttgtttttatttgggcggcacggtggacgactggttagagcgtcagcctcacggttctgaggaccggggttcaatccccggccccgcctgtgtggagtttgcatgttctccccgtgcctgcgagggttttctccgggcactccggtttcctcccacatcccaaaaacatgcatgaattgaagattcggaattgcccgtaggtgtgactgtgagtgcgaatggttgtttgtttgtatgtgccctgcgattggctggcaaccagttcagggtgtaccccgcctcctgcccgatgatagctgggatagtctccggcacgcccgcgaccctagtgaggagaagcggctcagaaaatggatggatggatggatatttttatttgtttctaagATGGTCtgtcaaataaatgtcttcATACTGTACGTTAGGGGCTGCTGGTTTAAAGCATAACTGCGCCAGAGGCCCATTTAAAGAACTGGCATAGGCCAGCCCTGCCAATTCAGCAGGCAAAGGCCCCTAAATACTGATAGTATTCGAAAGTCAGACAGACACACGCATACAGACTGCTCGGTATGAAATATAAACCAAATataagaaacaaagaaaaatggcatCATCAGGTACAAAGAGATTGCATGTGACTAGAGGCCCTACTGTATGTTATGTGTCCGAGCACTCCCCAGGTACACGCACCCCTCTTCCCCTACATACAGTACCCTCCCACATGTCCCATGAGTGAACATGGCCTCCATCACACCTGCAGCCTACACAGGGAATTGGAACCCAAATGAATGTCAGTCTAACCGAAAGGGAATTGCATTCTGCTCccatttgcagtaacacagaaagtCAACCTTCTGGAAGAGGTCATGTTGGGTGCAACATCAGATTTGAAACAACGTCagttaatatattattttggaGATATGAGTTTATTTCCTTCAGTTAACCACGCTCGTAACTTAAAACGCTCACatcacaaatcatcttttcctatTAAAATtaacggaaatgccattaatcctgccccccaaaaattttaatgtggttttaaataaggaaaataaccctctataataatgtaaattctagaaaaagagtaataacaaaatgaattacaatataaagaaatgaacagtttgtgcatcattatTTACTTATTGCAATTGTACGGCTCCTTATGGATTGTGTGCCtgggccacctgggggcagtataatacagacatatggcAATACATGGTGATGGaggagacggtcacaactcctcagcaAGCTGCAATAGTATTAGTCGTCttttgcagaggataaggaatatgcctgtgagtgttgtcattttgtttctttacgTTTTGCTTCACCTTATGTCTGTAAACATCTGTTGCTTGAGGGGTTATGACACCCTAACTCTAATGCTATTTGTTAACCCATCTATGGCcttttgcattatttgttagcattaagctaagcggaGCTTCCTAAGGCAAAAAGCtatgtggctgttttaaatttaCGACTTTGAATtgcctttttttatgtttactttgacagGAAAATTCAGCTGGAAATTCGgaaagtcgggtcacttgtatctcaaggcaacaatctgttttgttttcagaaaTTCTATACaagccacaaaaaaatacacttttatttTATCACTCTACTCTTGACGCGTTCTTGTTTTTAAAGATACTAAAAACAGGGGGAGTCATGTACCAGCTACTTAAGTTCTGTTGTCGCTACTAATGAGGATAACCCCCTtcctgacaagaaaaaaaaaaaaaatcactgccaCAAGTGAGTTGTCTCTCACTCCTGTCCCCAGGGGCTTGGAGTGAAATGGGAGGGATCGGTGCTCTGTGCTGACAGATGGGTCCTTGTTCCTGTCTTTTTCTTCATCTCCCTCTTTTGCTAAaacacagtcacagtcacacacaccaaGACTGCACGAATACAATGGGAATTAAAGCTTTCCATACACATGCACCCTGCACTGCTGCTGAAAGCTGAACCCCTTGTAGACATCATAAAAGATGGAGTGAGCGGGCTGGGCCGTGCTAAGGGGTGGGCT is a window encoding:
- the neurod4 gene encoding neurogenic differentiation factor 4, which gives rise to MMTKPLGKSGDMSELVGSLAWLDEDGSSQDGEESPVMMGHRGLIEGGRHSCSELGSEDMEEEEEEEEDEEVTGPNGEMAPKRRGPKKKKMTKARQERFRARRMKANARERSRMHGLNDALDNLRRVMPCYSKTQKLSKIETLRLARNYIWALSEVLENGQSPESHGFMEMLCKGLSQPTSNLVAGCLQLGPTPLLINKLEDKCGGPGLGSVGGQAGHPLSYPSPGLPSPPYGSLEASHLLHMKGFKGQAFDNPSPNACSSGTPPYDGPLTPPLSISGSFALKQERSPQESERTYTTQSAHHAHYLSSHHYPLSTTAGLPGGHQGHPVFQASRYELPLDVAFDSFTSSHLLASQMGTM